From the genome of Leptospira saintgironsiae, one region includes:
- a CDS encoding pseudouridine synthase, which yields MSEKIANEKSGEDSSKEIRINRFLADCGLGSRRKVEELILSGKVKVNGAVEKNLSTRIKVDSDIVQVGNKKLVPPTESVFLALNKPKGFLCSHSDRFHSNTIFELLPKKYGKLFIAGRLDLDSRGLLLLSDQGNLVQEITHPSEGSEKEYEVILEEELDAKEVKDRFTKGFIDEGEFLKAEKVTSLVKGEESSKFRIILKQGRKRQIRRMFSILGGRVIDLQRIRIGKLSLEKLKIGEGKFVLLDPKVWRP from the coding sequence TTGAGCGAAAAAATCGCAAATGAAAAATCGGGGGAGGACTCCTCCAAAGAGATCCGGATCAACCGATTCTTGGCAGACTGCGGCCTAGGATCTCGCAGAAAGGTAGAAGAATTGATCCTTTCCGGCAAAGTGAAAGTTAACGGAGCCGTCGAAAAAAATCTAAGCACTAGGATCAAAGTCGATTCAGATATAGTCCAGGTTGGAAATAAAAAATTAGTTCCTCCTACAGAATCGGTGTTTCTAGCATTAAACAAACCTAAAGGGTTTCTTTGTTCCCATAGTGACCGTTTTCATTCTAATACGATTTTTGAGTTACTCCCTAAAAAGTATGGAAAACTTTTTATCGCAGGAAGATTGGACCTGGATTCCAGAGGCCTTCTTCTTTTATCCGACCAAGGAAACTTAGTCCAAGAGATCACCCATCCATCTGAAGGTTCTGAAAAAGAATATGAAGTAATCTTAGAAGAAGAATTGGATGCCAAAGAAGTAAAGGACAGATTTACTAAGGGATTTATAGACGAGGGAGAATTTTTAAAAGCGGAGAAGGTTACATCCTTAGTAAAAGGAGAAGAATCTTCCAAATTCAGAATTATCTTAAAACAAGGAAGAAAACGCCAGATCCGTAGGATGTTCTCTATACTCGGCGGAAGAGTGATCGATCTACAAAGAATTCGTATCGGAAAACTTTCCTTGGAAAAATTGAAAATCGGAGAAGGTAAGTTTGTCTTACTGGATCCTAAAGTTTGGAGACCATGA
- a CDS encoding DUF1574 domain-containing protein, translated as MKKKYIYLPLIFLIVLFFADKIFLLDFFQTSFYQEGNPVYYTQRRHLFEKLQKDGSLKDKNLLLAFGDSRAYPYSIKTLPGSFANDWAVYNFSGPQAVPAYGFYWFRKIIEAGIKPKAVFYVISPEGFDDSKGLFYEPFLRLGADEEFKNTYWENFSFLDKLEIWKEKFFSIRKIKPGFKLFWSRLTGGRLKLYRADQNHENLILELGNGEQLAYASASNNPKKLEKDALRLKSIYLSGFTMGETEFFFVEEFLKLAEKEGIKAYLIWPKVYPGYREGYYELGLEKSWWPRVRELAFKYGATAADMNTLSSCDLYYDGSHQSVLCILEQSEILMNDFTGKKKLP; from the coding sequence ATGAAAAAGAAATATATCTATCTTCCTTTAATCTTTCTGATCGTTTTATTCTTTGCGGATAAAATTTTCCTTTTGGACTTCTTCCAAACTTCTTTTTACCAAGAAGGAAATCCTGTCTATTATACACAAAGAAGACATCTATTCGAGAAACTCCAAAAAGATGGATCTCTCAAAGACAAAAATTTACTTTTGGCATTCGGAGACTCTCGAGCTTATCCATATTCTATCAAAACACTTCCTGGGTCTTTTGCAAACGATTGGGCAGTGTATAATTTTTCTGGACCGCAAGCTGTTCCTGCCTATGGTTTCTACTGGTTTCGTAAAATTATTGAAGCAGGAATTAAACCTAAGGCAGTCTTTTATGTGATTAGTCCGGAAGGTTTTGATGATTCTAAGGGTTTATTCTACGAACCTTTTTTAAGATTAGGTGCCGATGAAGAGTTTAAGAATACCTATTGGGAGAATTTTTCCTTCTTAGATAAATTAGAAATCTGGAAGGAAAAATTTTTTAGCATACGTAAGATCAAACCAGGTTTTAAACTTTTTTGGTCCAGGCTAACTGGTGGAAGACTTAAACTATATAGAGCAGATCAAAATCATGAAAATCTGATCTTGGAACTGGGGAATGGGGAACAACTTGCATATGCAAGTGCTAGCAATAATCCTAAAAAATTAGAAAAAGACGCGCTACGACTTAAAAGTATTTATCTTTCCGGATTCACAATGGGAGAAACTGAATTTTTCTTTGTAGAAGAATTCTTAAAACTCGCTGAGAAGGAAGGAATCAAAGCTTATTTGATATGGCCTAAAGTCTATCCAGGATATAGAGAAGGGTATTATGAACTAGGATTAGAAAAATCCTGGTGGCCGCGAGTCAGGGAACTTGCCTTTAAATACGGCGCAACGGCTGCGGATATGAACACTCTAAGTTCCTGTGATTTATATTATGATGGTTCTCACCAAAGTGTACTTTGTATATTAGAACAATCTGAAATTTTAATGAATGATTTTACAGGGAAGAAAAAACTTCCCTGA
- a CDS encoding lipoprotein LipL45, which produces MNKVISVASAVLVVGLLTSGACKKPAENADSANAKQSQPSAIVVFSVGEAKIQHADLTEDKASLGTVLKEGDKVETKAKAKVDIQFSDGSAVRLAEKSSLEFSALALNTQGNTDTRLSLVSGKVFAKVNKASKDDQFSVVTPTAIAGVRGTSFVVDRTKNDRSVVKVLEGSVAVSPRVRALEGATAEEISANAELQKIKASLDKAEVILEKDESSIVKAPDKKFGEKELTKLDATLEKDIPKAVTKLTGSGVSKTEEEEIRTIVTLDKDTADKLVKLNVDPKSGKIDEATNAANESERKKIEEELAKRQADELKRFKNVLVSAPKNLKTNKDLVNYYEKLEKIVLADGKTTIIGAIVDQQGSTMIVHTEDGIKKINQDDVKEVIYDFQTKSEN; this is translated from the coding sequence ATGAATAAAGTCATTTCCGTTGCATCAGCCGTCCTAGTGGTCGGTCTGTTGACATCCGGAGCTTGTAAAAAGCCTGCGGAGAACGCGGATTCCGCGAACGCAAAACAGAGCCAACCATCGGCAATCGTAGTCTTTAGCGTAGGGGAAGCAAAAATCCAACACGCTGATTTAACTGAAGACAAAGCTAGTCTTGGAACCGTTCTCAAAGAAGGAGACAAGGTTGAAACCAAGGCAAAAGCAAAAGTTGATATCCAATTTTCTGACGGTTCAGCTGTTCGTTTAGCTGAAAAATCAAGCTTGGAATTCTCCGCTCTCGCTTTGAATACCCAAGGAAACACTGACACTAGATTGTCTTTAGTTTCTGGAAAAGTTTTCGCTAAAGTAAATAAAGCAAGCAAAGACGATCAGTTCTCTGTAGTAACTCCAACCGCAATCGCGGGAGTTAGAGGAACTTCTTTCGTTGTGGATCGTACTAAAAACGACAGATCTGTTGTAAAAGTATTAGAAGGATCCGTTGCAGTATCTCCAAGAGTTCGCGCTCTGGAAGGTGCAACTGCTGAAGAAATTTCTGCGAATGCAGAATTACAAAAGATCAAAGCTTCTTTAGACAAAGCTGAAGTTATCTTAGAAAAAGATGAGTCTTCTATAGTAAAAGCTCCTGATAAAAAATTCGGTGAGAAAGAACTTACTAAGTTAGACGCTACTTTGGAAAAAGACATTCCTAAAGCGGTTACTAAACTAACTGGCTCTGGAGTTTCTAAAACCGAAGAAGAAGAGATCAGAACTATCGTTACTCTGGACAAAGACACTGCTGACAAATTGGTAAAACTAAATGTCGATCCTAAGTCTGGAAAAATCGATGAAGCTACAAACGCTGCTAACGAATCTGAGAGAAAGAAAATCGAAGAAGAATTAGCTAAACGTCAGGCAGACGAGTTGAAAAGATTCAAGAACGTACTTGTTTCTGCTCCTAAAAACCTGAAAACCAATAAGGATCTTGTAAACTACTACGAGAAACTGGAAAAAATCGTATTGGCTGATGGCAAAACTACCATCATCGGAGCGATTGTAGACCAGCAAGGTAGTACAATGATCGTCCATACCGAAGACGGTATTAAGAAGATCAACCAGGATGATGTAAAAGAAGTTATCTACGACTTCCAAACTAAATCCGAAAACTAA
- the purH gene encoding bifunctional phosphoribosylaminoimidazolecarboxamide formyltransferase/IMP cyclohydrolase codes for MIKITRALISVSDKTGLIGFAKYLESKGVEIISTGGTLKTLTENGIKAIAIDDYTGFPEILDGRVKTLHPKVHGGLLGVISKPEHRQKMEELKIPKIDLVVVNLYPFVQTVSKPGVHLDEAIENIDIGGPSMIRSASKNYRHTVVVTDPNDYKTVEESMKVNDGSVDADTSFLLMRKAFSHTAMYDTAISSWFNKLAGEKFPDILNLSFTKKQKLRYGENPHQGAAFYEPLFTKSEFSPLQGKELSFNNMLDFDAAFHISALLPDNTVCIIKHLNPCGIAYADDTLEAFRLAKRTDPISAFGGIIGIKGTVTGELAVLIGETFVEGVIAQKFEPAALEYFSKKPNVRLIEIADFQEALDEMDLRPIHHGILLQDRDYATITEKDLKIVSKKQPTEEDIRGLMFAWSTVKFIKSNAIVYTEENATLGIGAGQMSRVDSVQLGATKALNVGLSVVGSYVASDAFFPFRDGIDAIAKVGAKAIIQPGGSIRDEEVIKAADEHGLIMVFTGMRHFRH; via the coding sequence ATGATCAAAATCACTCGTGCCCTTATTTCAGTTAGCGACAAAACAGGACTTATCGGATTCGCTAAGTACCTGGAATCCAAAGGAGTGGAAATCATTTCCACTGGCGGAACTCTCAAAACACTTACCGAAAACGGAATCAAAGCAATCGCAATAGACGATTATACCGGGTTTCCAGAAATTTTGGACGGAAGAGTAAAAACTCTCCACCCTAAGGTTCACGGAGGACTTTTAGGTGTGATATCCAAACCGGAACACAGACAGAAGATGGAGGAATTAAAAATTCCAAAGATCGATCTGGTAGTTGTAAACTTATATCCATTCGTGCAGACTGTTTCCAAACCTGGTGTTCATCTGGACGAAGCAATAGAAAATATTGATATTGGCGGACCTTCTATGATCCGTTCCGCTAGTAAGAACTACAGACATACAGTAGTAGTTACAGATCCGAACGATTATAAAACTGTAGAAGAATCCATGAAGGTAAATGATGGTTCCGTGGACGCGGACACTTCTTTCCTTCTAATGAGAAAAGCGTTCTCTCATACTGCAATGTATGATACTGCAATCTCTTCTTGGTTTAATAAGCTTGCTGGGGAAAAGTTCCCAGACATTCTAAATCTTTCCTTCACCAAAAAACAAAAGCTTAGATACGGAGAAAACCCTCATCAGGGAGCCGCATTCTACGAACCTTTGTTTACAAAGAGCGAATTTTCTCCTCTACAAGGAAAAGAATTATCTTTTAATAATATGTTGGATTTTGATGCGGCATTCCATATCTCCGCACTTCTTCCTGATAACACTGTATGTATCATCAAACATTTGAATCCTTGTGGGATCGCTTATGCAGATGATACTTTAGAAGCATTCCGTTTGGCAAAAAGAACGGATCCTATTTCTGCATTCGGCGGGATCATTGGGATCAAGGGGACTGTCACTGGAGAATTAGCAGTTCTAATTGGTGAAACATTTGTAGAAGGTGTAATCGCTCAAAAATTCGAGCCTGCTGCTCTAGAATATTTCTCTAAAAAACCAAATGTTCGTCTGATTGAGATCGCAGATTTCCAAGAAGCATTGGATGAAATGGATTTGAGACCGATTCATCACGGAATTCTTCTACAAGACAGAGACTACGCAACCATCACTGAAAAAGATCTAAAGATCGTTTCTAAAAAACAACCTACTGAAGAAGATATCAGAGGTTTGATGTTTGCTTGGTCTACTGTAAAATTTATCAAATCAAACGCGATTGTTTATACAGAAGAGAACGCAACTTTAGGAATTGGAGCAGGACAAATGTCCAGAGTGGATTCAGTTCAATTAGGTGCGACTAAAGCTTTAAACGTTGGACTTTCAGTTGTAGGTTCTTATGTAGCGAGTGATGCATTCTTCCCTTTTAGAGATGGAATAGATGCAATCGCAAAAGTAGGAGCAAAAGCAATCATCCAACCCGGAGGTTCTATTCGGGACGAAGAAGTGATCAAGGCAGCTGATGAGCATGGATTGATCATGGTGTTCACCGGCATGAGGCATTTTAGGCATTAA
- a CDS encoding MBOAT family O-acyltransferase — MNFTSLEFLFFFCLVFLVYWNLPDALKKHFLILSSALFYAFSSWKFLFHLILVVAINWAFIRFFLAKKWFLPVSIGFNVLNLAFFKYFYFFADIVGIFLGIPDFQNKVSLDGILSKSLDWAGFEVVLPLTISYYTFQFISLLVDKKKGTITEEIGFFKLASYIFLFPVMIAGPILRFNDVATQFDSPKMEKEDMVDGLWLVVIGLFKKSVVSVLMSGSIFQVFAETSAFSGAALLSTVYFFAIYLYLDFSGLTDIARGMGKLLGFTLPQNFRAPFFFNGFGDFWRRWHLTFSFWIRDYLYIPLGGSRSGTIRTCFNYLVAFGLGGLWHGANLNYLLWGVLTGLYLSIERVLTDWKVKILPEIPYVKRTITYLFVLNIYSISWILFFTPDFGSALAAVQRIFVWSNGVSFPNMEPCIFALLVAILFHSAEEWPDKFNIRFKWKAALLPVVWILVLLALPSGNADFFYGQF; from the coding sequence ATGAATTTTACCAGTTTAGAATTTTTATTTTTTTTCTGCCTAGTATTTCTGGTGTATTGGAATCTTCCAGATGCTTTAAAGAAACATTTTTTAATCTTAAGCTCTGCGTTATTTTATGCATTCTCCTCTTGGAAGTTTTTATTCCACCTTATACTTGTGGTGGCAATCAACTGGGCATTCATTCGATTTTTCTTAGCAAAAAAATGGTTCTTACCAGTTTCGATTGGATTTAATGTTCTTAATTTAGCTTTTTTTAAATATTTCTATTTTTTCGCGGATATAGTTGGAATATTTTTAGGAATTCCGGATTTCCAAAACAAGGTCAGCTTAGATGGAATACTTTCTAAGTCATTGGACTGGGCCGGATTCGAAGTAGTTCTTCCATTAACTATCAGTTATTATACATTCCAATTCATTTCCCTATTAGTGGATAAGAAGAAAGGAACAATTACAGAAGAGATCGGATTTTTTAAATTAGCTTCTTATATTTTCCTATTTCCTGTAATGATCGCAGGACCTATATTAAGATTTAACGATGTAGCAACCCAATTTGATTCACCTAAAATGGAAAAAGAAGATATGGTGGACGGACTATGGCTCGTGGTCATAGGTCTTTTTAAAAAATCAGTCGTTTCTGTTTTGATGTCTGGATCAATCTTCCAGGTATTTGCAGAGACATCTGCTTTTTCTGGAGCAGCACTTTTAAGCACAGTGTATTTCTTTGCGATCTATCTTTACTTAGATTTTTCAGGATTAACTGATATTGCCAGAGGAATGGGAAAACTTTTAGGGTTCACTCTTCCCCAAAACTTTAGAGCTCCATTCTTCTTTAATGGGTTTGGAGATTTCTGGAGAAGATGGCATTTAACCTTCTCCTTTTGGATCCGTGATTATTTATACATCCCACTCGGTGGTTCCAGAAGTGGAACAATACGCACTTGTTTTAACTATCTAGTAGCATTCGGACTAGGTGGACTTTGGCATGGAGCCAATTTGAATTATCTTCTTTGGGGAGTTCTAACAGGTTTATACCTTTCGATAGAAAGAGTATTAACAGATTGGAAGGTTAAGATCCTTCCTGAGATCCCTTATGTAAAAAGAACAATCACTTACTTATTCGTTCTGAATATTTACAGTATCTCCTGGATATTATTCTTCACACCTGATTTTGGTTCTGCTCTGGCCGCGGTGCAAAGAATATTCGTTTGGTCTAATGGAGTTTCTTTCCCAAATATGGAACCTTGTATTTTTGCACTTTTAGTCGCAATCCTATTCCATTCTGCAGAAGAATGGCCTGATAAATTTAATATTAGATTCAAATGGAAAGCGGCACTTCTTCCTGTCGTATGGATCTTGGTCTTACTTGCTTTACCTAGCGGAAACGCTGATTTCTTTTACGGACAATTCTGA
- the fsa gene encoding fructose-6-phosphate aldolase, with product MELYLDTANVDEIKEIASYGLLDGVTTNPSLIAKSGRSFKEVIKEICAIVPGPVSAEVLATKHEDMLKEADELVKIAPNVVIKVPLIPEGLKTVVKLTEKGIPTNVTLCFSAPQALLAAKAGATYISPFIGRVDDTSWDGMELISEIREIYDNYGYETKILAASIRGPIHLKESALRGADCATMPISAYQQLFKHPLTDIGLEKFLEDAKKLKW from the coding sequence GTGGAATTATATTTAGATACAGCCAATGTGGACGAGATCAAAGAGATCGCGTCCTACGGTCTTTTGGACGGAGTTACTACAAACCCATCACTGATCGCTAAATCAGGTCGTAGCTTTAAAGAAGTGATCAAAGAGATCTGTGCAATCGTGCCTGGTCCAGTAAGTGCAGAAGTGCTCGCAACCAAACATGAGGACATGTTAAAAGAAGCGGACGAACTAGTAAAGATCGCTCCGAACGTAGTCATCAAAGTTCCTTTAATCCCAGAAGGATTAAAAACTGTAGTAAAGCTGACTGAGAAAGGAATTCCTACAAACGTAACTCTTTGTTTTTCTGCTCCTCAGGCGCTTCTTGCTGCAAAAGCGGGAGCAACTTACATTTCCCCTTTTATCGGCCGTGTAGATGATACTTCTTGGGATGGAATGGAACTTATTTCTGAGATCAGAGAGATCTATGATAACTATGGTTATGAAACTAAGATCTTAGCTGCGTCTATCAGAGGACCGATCCACTTGAAAGAGTCCGCACTTCGTGGAGCTGATTGTGCTACTATGCCAATTTCTGCTTACCAGCAACTATTCAAACATCCGCTGACTGATATCGGTTTGGAAAAATTCTTAGAAGACGCTAAAAAACTTAAGTGGTAA
- the lipA gene encoding lipoyl synthase, protein MNPLKKKPRSNAYQPAPEKPDWLKVRLPFREKENSVDFVRSSVEGGKLNTVCESASCPNLNHCWSRKTATYMLAGDICTRRCSYCDVAFGKPLALDPEEPLRVAESAKALGLKHVVITSVNRDDLSDGGAAHYKKTVELIRERLPECKIEILVPDFKMREENLEIVYSSKPDIFNHNLETVERLFQTVAPAKKYERSLDVLEHASKRGLLTKSGLILGLGETLEEIHQTLKDLRSVGVQMITLGQYLQPTPTHLPVSEYIRPEVFKDLKEFGKALGFRTVFSGPLVRSSYHADEQVPWFEN, encoded by the coding sequence GTGAATCCTCTCAAAAAGAAGCCAAGATCCAATGCATACCAGCCCGCTCCCGAAAAACCGGATTGGTTGAAGGTAAGGCTTCCTTTTCGCGAAAAGGAAAATTCGGTCGATTTTGTCCGTAGTTCTGTTGAGGGAGGAAAACTCAATACAGTCTGTGAAAGTGCTTCTTGTCCGAACCTGAATCATTGTTGGTCCAGAAAAACTGCAACATATATGCTCGCAGGAGATATTTGCACAAGACGTTGCTCTTATTGTGATGTTGCATTTGGAAAACCACTCGCATTAGATCCAGAAGAACCGTTAAGAGTGGCAGAATCTGCAAAGGCATTAGGCCTTAAACATGTGGTAATCACATCCGTTAACAGAGATGATCTATCAGATGGAGGAGCGGCTCATTACAAAAAAACTGTAGAGTTAATCCGCGAAAGATTACCCGAATGCAAAATTGAAATTTTAGTACCAGACTTCAAAATGAGAGAAGAAAACTTAGAGATCGTTTATTCTTCCAAGCCAGACATATTCAATCATAACCTAGAAACAGTTGAGAGATTATTCCAGACTGTAGCTCCAGCTAAAAAATACGAAAGATCCTTAGATGTTCTGGAGCATGCATCAAAGAGAGGACTTTTAACTAAAAGTGGGCTCATCCTAGGACTTGGAGAAACATTAGAAGAAATTCACCAAACTCTAAAAGATCTCAGATCCGTTGGAGTGCAGATGATTACACTAGGACAATATCTACAACCAACACCTACCCATCTTCCTGTGAGCGAGTATATTCGTCCGGAAGTATTCAAAGATCTGAAAGAATTCGGAAAAGCCTTAGGATTCAGAACTGTATTCTCAGGACCTTTGGTCAGAAGTTCTTATCACGCGGACGAGCAAGTGCCGTGGTTCGAAAATTAA
- the purN gene encoding phosphoribosylglycinamide formyltransferase: MASLIPKPRKKLVFLASGRGSNLEAVLQVIQKGKIPGNPAFLVTDNPEAPSIQIAARFNVPAKVLDFKSYSKKEEYHLDLLRTLEEISPDLIIACGYMRILKPEIIRTFRNRIINIHPSLLPSFTGLHAQKQAFDYGVKFSGCTAHFVDEGVDSGPIILQGVVKIEEGMTERELTLAILKEEHKILPLAVKHFCEDRLLIKDRKVSIL, from the coding sequence TTGGCAAGCCTGATTCCCAAACCCCGAAAAAAGCTTGTCTTTTTGGCCTCCGGGCGGGGGAGCAACCTAGAAGCTGTCCTTCAGGTAATCCAAAAGGGAAAAATCCCCGGAAATCCGGCTTTTTTAGTCACAGACAACCCCGAAGCCCCGTCTATCCAGATCGCAGCCCGATTTAATGTCCCAGCCAAGGTTTTAGACTTCAAATCTTATTCCAAAAAAGAAGAATATCACCTGGATCTTCTCCGCACCCTAGAGGAAATTTCTCCGGACCTGATCATAGCCTGCGGTTATATGAGGATTTTAAAACCAGAAATCATACGAACCTTCAGAAATAGGATCATCAATATACATCCTTCTCTTCTCCCTTCATTTACAGGTTTACATGCTCAGAAACAGGCATTTGATTATGGGGTGAAATTCTCGGGTTGCACCGCTCATTTTGTAGACGAAGGTGTGGATTCTGGCCCTATCATTTTGCAGGGAGTTGTTAAAATCGAGGAAGGAATGACCGAAAGAGAATTGACTCTTGCCATTCTCAAAGAGGAACATAAAATCCTGCCCCTCGCGGTTAAACATTTCTGCGAAGATCGGCTTCTCATTAAAGACAGGAAGGTCTCAATCCTCTAG